From Pyrenophora tritici-repentis strain M4 chromosome 1, whole genome shotgun sequence, the proteins below share one genomic window:
- a CDS encoding PAP2 domain containing protein, translating to MRTIKGVGVPSMRLVLSYIFDWIVIIGIAAIAAGWEFVEPFRRPFSPVDLSISYPYQKSEMIPTWLLVVCSLIAPAAIIMIVCLVFVPGPTASRGTPKSLIWRRKLWEWHTGWMGLALSLATAFMITQGMKNLFGKPRPDLLSRCKPNLDLIQDYAVNRIGQVFDPSWVLVTSGICTQTDNALLKDGFKSFPSGHSSFSWAGLLYLTLFLASKFSVTVPHLSPRPYSTNPAHTSAISPSNLKKQSVLPLHKQESVLSANTDESVVPIRYQNAAPPVYTLVFVLVPVCAAIYITSTRFTDFRHFGFDMLFGTLIGITCAWFSFRWYHLPITRGAGWAWGPRSYDRAWGIGVGRGSYVGTEGWSKTGVSETAPRRGDAQANGHSVDDSELGVLNRNGAPHAGTA from the exons ATGAGGACTATCAAGGGAGTAGGCGTGCCGTCAATGCGCCTGGTTCTATCCTACATTTTCGACTGGATCGTCATCATTGGAATCGCTGCCATCGCTGCGGGTTGGGAGTTTGTTGAACCCTTCCGACGACCCTTTTCCCCCGTCGACCTCAGCATATCATACCCATACCAGAAGAGCGAGATGATTCCAACATGGCTCCTCGTTGTGTGCTCGCTCATTGCACCTGCCGCGATTATCATGATTGTGTGCCTAGTCTTTGTTCCTGGACCCACGGCCTCGCGTGGAACCCCCAAGTCGCTCATCTGGAGGAGGAAATTGTGGGAGTGGCATACTGGCTGGATGGGACTTGCCCTCTCGCTGGCTACTGCCTTTATGATCACACAGGGCATGAAGAACTTGTTCGGAAAACCGCGACCTGACCTCTTGTCGAGATGCAAGCCAAACCTCGACCTCATCCAAGACTATGCCGTCAATCGTATTGGACAAGTCTTTGACCCTTCGTGGGTGCTTGTTACCTCTGGTATCTGCACTCAAACCGACAATGCCCTCCTAAAAGATGGTTTCAAGTCCTTTCCCAGCGGTCATTCCAGCT TCTCATGGGCAGGTCTACTTTACCTCACCCTGTTCCTCGCCTCAAAGTTCTCAGTCACAGTCCCGCATCTTTCACCCCGCCCGTACTCGACGAACCCAGCCCACACTTCGGCTATCTCGCCATCCAACCTTAAGAAACAATCTGTCCTCCCCCTCCACAAACAGGAGTCCGTCCTCTCAGCCAACACCGACGAAAGCGTAGTACCCATCCGCTACCAAAACGCCGCACCGCCCGTCTACACTCTAGTCTTTGTTCTAGTCCCAGTATGCGCCGCCATCTACATTACCAGCACGCGTTTCACAGACTTTCGACACTTTGGCTTCGATATGTTGTTCGGCACGCTAATCGGCATTACTTGTGCGTGGTTCTCGTTCCGATGGTACCATCTACCCATCACACGGGGCGCAGGTTGGGCCTGGGGTCCGAGAAGTTACGACAGGGCGTGGGGGATCGGCGTTGGCCGAGGCTCGTATGTCGGCACCGAGGGATGGAGTAAGACGGGTGTCAGTGAGACGGCGCCGAGGAGAGGAGACGCTCAGGCGAACGGACACAGCGTGGACGATAGCGAGTTGGGCGTCCTGAATAGGAACGGGGCGCCACATGCAGGAACTGCATAA
- a CDS encoding PotE, Amino acid transporter, which yields MALKGIFGGKASPAETNSQSSNEKAAFDEKKGEAYDAEAAGGITAPINDTDSDASITIGRQIELEANNAIKYRTCSWQKTAALLFSEYICLAIMSFPWSYSVLGLVPGLILTFVIAGLVLYTSLTTWEFCMRHPQIRDVCDIGQMLFWNKKWAFYVTAVMFVLNNVFIMGLHCLVGAKWWNTITGHGACTIIFAAVTAIISFAASLPRTFNTLATLASASAGFTFVSVILAAAFSGVDGKPAGYPDKGPLEVYAVTPSSTTFVLGMSAFMNISYTFIGQITLPSFIAEMKNPRDFPKALWAVTICEVIIFSLVGGVVYGYTGSNYMTSPAFGSIANQVYKKVAFTFMVPTIIFLGVLYASVTARFVLFRIYGPSSRHRTGHTVVGWATWTAILAVLWVFAFIIAEVIPFFSDLLSLMSSLFDSFFGFIFWGAAYFQLRSEKHGPNYWRTRGLRGYAGFFLNILLCLIGLLFLSAGTYATVQSIIDGYKADGFGGPFTCVDNGL from the exons ATGGCGTTGAAGGGCATCTTTGGCGGCAAGGCCTCACCGGCCGAAACAAACAGTCAAAGCAGCAACGAAAAGGCTGCATTCGATGAAAAGAAGGGCGAGGCTTATGATGCCGAGGCGGCCGGAGGTATCACGGCGCCTATCAACGACACCGATTCAGATGCTAGCATCACCATCGGCAGACAGATTGAGCTCGAGGCCAATAATGCCATCAAGTACCGCACTTGCTCCTGGCAGAAGACTGCGGCCCTGCTCTTCTCCGAGTACATATGTTTGGCCATCATGTCTTTTCCGTGGTCATACTCCGTCCTTGGTCTGGTTCCGGGTTTAATCTTGACATTCGTCATCGCCGGTCTGGTCCTCTACACGTCCTTGACAACATG GGAGTTCTGCATGCGCCACCCCCAGATTCGTGACGTCTGCGACATTGGCCAGATGTTGTTTTGGAACAAGAAGTGGGCCTTCTATGTCACAGCTGTCATGTTTGTCCTGAACA ACGTCTTCATCATGGGCCTGCACTGTCTCGTAGGAGCCAAGTGGTGGAACACAATCACTGGTCATGGCGCATGCACTATCATCTTCGCCGCTGTTACTGCCATAATTTCGTTTGCAGCCTCTCTACCGCGAACATTTAATACCCTGGCTACGCTAGCCAGTGCCTCTGCTGGATTTACTTTTGTTTCTGTCATCCTTGCAGCTGCCTTTTCTGGTGTTGATGGTAAACCTGCCGGCTACCCGGACAAAGGCCCACTCGAGGTTTACGCCGTTACTCCGTCTAGTACTACCTTTGTACTAGGCATGAGTGCATTCATGAACATCAGCTACACTTTTATTGGCCAGATCACCCTACCCAGCTTCATTGCTGAGATGAAGAACCCGAGAGACTTCCCAAAAGCGCTATGGGCTGTTACAATCTGTGAAGTCATCATCTTCAGTCTTGTCGGAGGTGTAGTGTACGGGTACACGGGCAGCAACTATATGACGAGCCCGGCTTTCGGTTCCATCGCCAACCAGGTCTACAAGAAGGTGGCTTTCACCTTTATGGTACCTACCATTATTTTCCTCGGTGTCTTGTACGCCTCGGTCACCGCACGCTTCGTGTTGTTCCGGATTTACGGCCCATCCTCCCGACACAGGACTGGTCACACCGTTGTCGGATGGGCGACATGGACCGCGATCCTCGCTGTGCTCTGGGTCTTCGCCTTCATCATCGCCGAGGTTATTCCATTCTTTTCCGACTTACTCTCGCTCATGAGTTCGCTGTTCGATTCGTTCTTCGGGTTTATTTTCTGGGGCGCGGCATACTTCCAACTTCGCTCAGAAAAGCATGGACCGAACTACTGGAGAACACGTGGACTCAGGGGGTACGCTGGGTTCTTCTTGAACATCCTGCTCTGCCTCATCGGCCTGTTATTTCTGTCTGCAGGAACGTACGCGACTGTACAATCCATTATTGATGGTTACAAAGCTGATGGGTTTGGCGGACCATTCACATGCGTCGACAACGGATTGTGA
- a CDS encoding STE14, putative protein-S-isoprenylcysteine methyltransferase: MASYIDFSKPSLWVSAASIVFNPTFWNIAAQSEYHNKVITKLFGGNARLGCYALAVTIFSLGIFRDYLYNEALAEQPTHPTLLSPAIKYSAIPLFLMGNTLVLTSMWALGVTGTYLGDYFGILMDEPVTTFPFNVSSSPMYHGSTMSFLATAIWFGKPAGILLTGLVAVAYSIACKWEDPFTSMIYQKREEERAKEKKGL; the protein is encoded by the exons ATGGCTTCATACATCGACTTCAGCAAGCCCAGTCTATGGG TATCGGCGGCCAGCATTGTGTTCAACCCTACGTTCTGGAA CATCGCTGCGCAGTCAG AGTACCACAACAAAGTCATCACGAAACTTTTCGGTGGTAACGCGCGACTCGGATGCTACGCACTCGCCGTAACTatcttctctctgggtatCTTTAGAGATTACCT TTACAATGAGGCTCTCGCTGAACAACCCACACACCCGACCCTCCTCTCACCCGCCATAAAGTACTCTGCGATCCCGCTGTTTCTCATGGGAAACACCCTCGTCCTCACATCCATGTGGGCACTCGGTGTTACGGGAACCTACCTCGGCGATTACTTTGGCATCCTCATGGACGAGCCCGTAACTACGTTCCCCTTCAACGTGTCCAGTTCGCCCATGTACCACGGCTCTACCATGTCCTTTTTGGCCACAGCTATCTGGTTCGGAAAACCGGCTGGTATCCTATTGACGGGATTGGTCGCAGTAGCCTACTCGATTGCGTGCAAGTGGGAGGACCCTTTTACGTCTATGATCTACCAGAAGCGCGAAGAGGAGCGGgccaaggagaagaagggcTTATAA